GGTGCGCCTGCTCCACGTGGCGCCGCTGCCCCGGTTCCGGCAGGACACGTACGGCCGCGTGATCGGGTACGCCGACCAGGAGAGCGACCGGCTCGAGGGCGACCGGGCGGCCCTGTCCCGCCGCGTTCCGGAGCGCGTGCGCCGCGAGGCCGAGGTGGCGGTGATGCTCCTGTCCCCGGGGCGCGACGCCGCGTAGCCGCGCGCTCGTCCGGCGGGCCTACCTCGGGATCTGAGGCGCGCTCAGAACCTCGCGCACCTTGCGCGTGAGGGCGTCGGGCGAGAACGGCTTCTGGAGCAGCACGGTGCCCGGATCGAGCACGCCGCGGTGCACGATCGCGTCCGCCGCGTACCCCGACATGTAGAGCACTTTCATCTCGGGCTGCTCTGGGGCCAGGCGCTCGACGAGCTCGCGCCCGCTCATCTGCGGCATCACCACGTCGGTGAGGAGCAGGTGGATCGGCCCGCCGTGCCGCCGGGCGACGCCGAGGGCATCGCCGGGCCCGGCCGCCACGAGCACCTTGTAGCCGCCGGCGGTCAGGATCTCGCGCGCGAGCTCCCGCAGCCCGTCCTCGTCCTCGACGAGCAGGATCGTCTCCGAGCCCTGCGGCACCCGCGTCGCCGCGAGGCTCGGCTCGGCGGGC
The Candidatus Methylomirabilota bacterium genome window above contains:
- a CDS encoding universal stress protein, producing MAKRILVPLDRRERAEVVLPLFADLARASDATVRLLHVAPLPRFRQDTYGRVIGYADQESDRLEGDRAALSRRVPERVRREAEVAVMLLSPGRDAA
- a CDS encoding response regulator; this encodes PAEPSLAATRVPQGSETILLVEDEDGLRELAREILTAGGYKVLVAAGPGDALGVARRHGGPIHLLLTDVVMPQMSGRELVERLAPEQPEMKVLYMSGYAADAIVHRGVLDPGTVLLQKPFSPDALTRKVREVLSAPQIPR